A region of Desulfovibrio inopinatus DSM 10711 DNA encodes the following proteins:
- a CDS encoding DUF4405 domain-containing protein, whose amino-acid sequence MRKITSLTLFLSGFFVILTSVILYLEPHGRVAYWADWTMLGLTKDQWDAMHLTTGFLFLFALLLHIYYNWKPILAYMKNKAKEMVVFTKPFTISLIITLYVAIGTLFQLPPMQQVLDLGVWIKEGHIETYGNPPFGHAELSSLKKFSAYLGLNVDDAIAALKENGVRVESADEIIKDIARNNNLSPHGVFEKMKLSGAVSLPQQAPEGTGRLTIAVFSKQFDINQDELIAFLKTKNITATPEMTFKEAANASNQSPHDVYMMIRAWRAGKE is encoded by the coding sequence ATGCGCAAAATAACTTCTCTTACGCTGTTTCTCTCTGGTTTTTTTGTCATTCTCACCAGTGTCATTCTCTATCTTGAGCCCCATGGTCGTGTGGCGTATTGGGCAGATTGGACCATGCTAGGTTTGACCAAGGATCAATGGGATGCCATGCATCTGACAACGGGATTCCTGTTTCTTTTCGCCTTGCTTTTGCATATTTATTATAACTGGAAGCCTATTTTGGCGTACATGAAGAATAAAGCCAAAGAAATGGTTGTGTTTACTAAGCCATTTACCATTTCTTTGATTATTACGTTGTATGTCGCTATCGGGACACTGTTCCAGTTGCCTCCTATGCAGCAAGTGCTTGATCTTGGAGTCTGGATTAAAGAAGGGCATATCGAAACATATGGCAATCCTCCGTTTGGGCATGCCGAACTGTCATCACTCAAGAAATTTTCTGCGTACCTCGGGCTGAATGTCGATGATGCTATAGCGGCCTTGAAAGAAAATGGTGTCCGCGTCGAATCGGCCGATGAAATCATCAAAGATATTGCACGGAACAACAATCTGTCGCCACATGGGGTTTTTGAAAAAATGAAACTGTCTGGAGCCGTCAGTTTGCCGCAACAAGCTCCGGAAGGGACAGGACGGTTAACCATTGCCGTGTTTTCCAAACAATTCGATATCAATCAAGATGAGCTTATTGCCTTCTTGAAAACAAAAAATATAACGGCTACGCCTGAGATGACATTCAAAGAAGCGGCGAATGCTTCGAATCAATCTCCGCATGATGTGTATATGATGATTCGTGCGTGGAGAGCCGGAAAAGAGTAG
- a CDS encoding periplasmic heavy metal sensor — translation MKKIFIPSLFVISILLIGSAVSFAGPGWGRGGCPGYGNTNTAQVQIPADKQDAYNALLEDHQKTMYNLREDIWAKNAELKAISGSANVDQAKVQSLISDIRNLRQKMYDSNQAFVAKVQKEIGVDISAGCPGYGSGRGMGYGHGMGYGHGMGYGNGMMGGYGNTN, via the coding sequence ATGAAAAAGATCTTTATCCCTTCCCTGTTTGTTATCTCCATTCTTCTCATCGGCTCGGCCGTCAGCTTTGCTGGTCCTGGATGGGGCCGCGGCGGATGTCCTGGCTACGGAAACACTAACACTGCACAAGTACAGATTCCGGCAGACAAGCAGGATGCCTACAATGCGTTGCTCGAAGATCACCAAAAGACCATGTATAATTTGCGTGAAGATATTTGGGCCAAGAACGCAGAGCTGAAGGCCATTTCGGGAAGCGCCAATGTTGATCAGGCGAAAGTACAGTCGCTTATTTCGGACATTCGGAATTTGCGTCAAAAGATGTACGACTCCAATCAAGCTTTTGTCGCGAAGGTTCAAAAGGAAATTGGTGTTGATATCAGCGCTGGCTGTCCGGGATATGGCTCCGGTCGTGGTATGGGGTACGGTCACGGCATGGGCTATGGTCACGGTATGGGCTACGGCAATGGAATGATGGGTGGATACGGGAATACGAACTAG
- the gluQRS gene encoding tRNA glutamyl-Q(34) synthetase GluQRS codes for MAVSCGVGGFFSLLDESVGKNIMVHTKRLTITIRVLPEAHIVLVKGRLAPSPSGVMHLGNVWAGLLAWLAARQAGGSMVLRIEDLDPARSKPEFAQRIIADFRRLGIDWDEGPDVGGPHGPYVQSARREIYQHALDRLSHECRLYPCYCTRKELLQMAQAPHVEDKGPTYPGVCRTLAEAERKERERVKPPSMRLWVDEKSAVEFTDLVAGPVSCHVASECGDFVLRRADGVHAYQLAVVVDDALMGVTHVVRGDDLLDSTPQQILLFRLLGYTPPAYGHIPLLVGEDGRRLSKRHHDTGLDVLFDAGVSPRRIIGFLAYKAGVLDRVGRVRPRDLLGEFSFERLPKGPVVVTHADMRALMST; via the coding sequence ATGGCGGTTTCTTGTGGAGTGGGGGGCTTTTTCTCTCTCCTCGATGAATCCGTTGGGAAAAATATTATGGTTCACACGAAGCGTTTAACCATAACGATTCGTGTGTTGCCGGAGGCTCATATCGTGTTGGTAAAGGGTCGTCTTGCCCCAAGTCCGAGTGGGGTGATGCATTTAGGCAATGTATGGGCGGGGTTGCTCGCGTGGCTTGCTGCTCGGCAAGCTGGTGGGAGCATGGTGTTGCGCATCGAAGACTTGGATCCGGCCCGATCAAAACCGGAGTTTGCACAGCGAATCATCGCCGATTTCCGTCGACTCGGTATTGATTGGGACGAGGGGCCCGATGTTGGAGGGCCGCATGGTCCGTATGTGCAGAGCGCGCGGCGAGAGATATATCAGCATGCGCTCGACCGGCTGAGTCATGAGTGTCGGTTATATCCATGTTACTGTACGCGCAAGGAACTCCTCCAAATGGCGCAAGCCCCACATGTTGAAGACAAAGGACCGACCTATCCCGGGGTCTGTCGAACACTTGCAGAAGCGGAGCGAAAGGAACGGGAGCGGGTGAAACCTCCCTCAATGCGACTTTGGGTCGACGAGAAGAGTGCCGTCGAATTTACAGATCTCGTTGCAGGTCCGGTGTCGTGTCATGTTGCATCTGAGTGCGGTGATTTTGTTTTGCGCCGGGCTGATGGTGTCCATGCCTATCAGCTTGCTGTTGTCGTTGATGACGCTCTTATGGGAGTGACACACGTTGTACGCGGTGATGACCTTCTTGATTCCACGCCGCAACAGATTTTGCTCTTCCGCTTGTTGGGCTACACCCCTCCCGCATACGGCCATATTCCATTGTTGGTTGGGGAAGACGGAAGACGGTTGTCAAAGCGACATCACGATACAGGGCTTGATGTTTTATTCGATGCTGGCGTCTCGCCGAGGCGAATTATTGGGTTCTTGGCATATAAAGCAGGGGTGCTGGATCGTGTGGGGCGGGTGCGACCACGTGATTTGCTTGGAGAATTTTCTTTTGAACGCTTACCGAAAGGACCAGTGGTGGTGACGCACGCTGATATGCGTGCGTTGATGAGTACATAA